Proteins encoded within one genomic window of Alteribacter populi:
- a CDS encoding DUF3139 domain-containing protein — protein MAKKPSAKFTVFLVILFLLLPIVIIYVSNQGNPFINNKVEQAVVSHLKDRGFSDSDIKDLQVVRSGTDNIDGAYRSRMKVVFNDEPNVEYTFIKLDGGVVMQLCKVKTQGENNTVEPSSIEHQHLNEDCYMPKEEISNSQYKMPVG, from the coding sequence ATGGCTAAAAAACCGTCTGCTAAGTTTACAGTTTTCCTTGTCATTCTGTTTCTTTTACTGCCTATAGTTATCATTTATGTTAGCAATCAAGGCAATCCATTTATTAATAACAAGGTTGAACAAGCCGTTGTGTCTCATTTAAAAGATCGAGGTTTTTCAGATTCAGATATTAAGGACCTTCAAGTGGTGCGCTCAGGAACAGACAACATTGACGGTGCATACCGCTCAAGAATGAAGGTAGTTTTTAATGATGAACCAAACGTTGAGTATACGTTTATTAAGCTGGACGGTGGAGTAGTTATGCAATTATGTAAGGTGAAGACGCAAGGTGAAAATAATACGGTCGAACCATCTTCAATCGAACACCAACATTTAAATGAGGATTGCTACATGCCCAAAGAGGAGATCAGCAACAGCCAATATAAAATGCCGGTTGGCTAG
- a CDS encoding NUDIX hydrolase, translating into MEKRIETKDNLVYIGEREDVIVKAKEPQSVVVLAQDDNDIILIRQYRAPVDHWVIQLPGGGVETGEDLKQAARREFYEETGYQTDHLQYLGKLYPGSWISNEESHIYYSNKITGEGRQQLEDYEKIEVGKYDVNTVLQMFRDNELHDSELSFAILQAILRGYIVERK; encoded by the coding sequence ATGGAAAAACGAATCGAAACAAAAGACAACCTCGTTTATATAGGAGAGCGGGAAGATGTAATTGTAAAAGCGAAAGAACCTCAGTCTGTTGTTGTACTTGCTCAAGATGACAATGACATTATCTTGATTCGTCAATATCGTGCTCCTGTAGACCACTGGGTAATTCAATTACCGGGCGGGGGAGTGGAAACGGGTGAGGATTTAAAGCAAGCAGCAAGAAGGGAATTCTACGAAGAAACGGGTTATCAGACCGATCACCTTCAGTATTTGGGTAAGCTTTATCCTGGCTCGTGGATCAGTAACGAAGAAAGCCATATCTATTACTCCAATAAAATAACAGGAGAAGGCCGACAACAATTAGAAGACTATGAAAAAATTGAAGTTGGAAAGTACGATGTAAACACGGTTTTACAAATGTTTCGTGACAACGAGCTTCACGATTCTGAACTCAGCTTTGCTATTTTGCAAGCCATTTTACGGGGCTATATCGTTGAGAGAAAATAA
- a CDS encoding peptidoglycan-binding protein produces MKNFAITKMKTLGLPIIAAGAFFFTSPLSSDASSEPFLGDKLLDEGKEHAHVEELQELLTDKGFLDEDAINGAFDTTTREAVKEFQTESNILIDGIAGVQTIGALAILREGDEGEVVEALQDSLNELGYYDANIDGEFGSVTHDAVKEFQSEKDILVDGLAGPQTYATLHAALNDSESNGSTTSEKSSNESSKNSNNQSTDRSSNDSSESSESETTMEMEATAYTAHCDGCSGITYTGQNLLENPDKKVVAVDPDVIPLGSKVEVEGYGTAIAGDIGGAIQGNRIDLHMATKDEAKSFGRQTVTVRVLED; encoded by the coding sequence ATGAAAAACTTTGCTATTACAAAAATGAAAACACTAGGGTTACCAATCATCGCAGCAGGCGCTTTTTTCTTTACGAGCCCGTTGAGCAGTGACGCTTCAAGTGAACCTTTCCTGGGAGACAAGTTATTAGATGAAGGGAAGGAACACGCTCATGTTGAGGAGTTACAAGAGCTACTCACTGATAAAGGGTTCTTAGATGAAGATGCAATAAATGGAGCATTTGATACAACTACTCGAGAAGCCGTTAAGGAGTTTCAAACGGAATCAAACATTCTCATTGACGGAATCGCTGGTGTTCAAACTATTGGTGCACTAGCCATTCTTCGCGAAGGAGATGAAGGTGAAGTCGTTGAGGCTCTCCAGGACAGCTTAAATGAGCTTGGATACTATGACGCTAACATTGATGGAGAGTTCGGTTCAGTTACTCATGACGCAGTTAAAGAATTTCAATCTGAAAAAGATATTTTGGTGGATGGTTTAGCCGGCCCCCAAACGTATGCTACATTACATGCTGCTCTTAACGATTCAGAATCAAACGGATCTACAACATCTGAAAAATCAAGCAATGAGTCTAGTAAAAACTCAAACAATCAATCTACAGATCGATCCAGCAATGACTCATCTGAATCTAGTGAATCAGAAACAACAATGGAAATGGAAGCCACAGCATACACAGCACACTGTGACGGATGCTCAGGTATTACTTATACAGGCCAAAACCTTCTAGAAAACCCTGACAAGAAAGTAGTTGCTGTTGACCCAGACGTTATTCCTCTTGGATCTAAAGTGGAAGTTGAGGGCTATGGAACAGCCATTGCAGGTGACATTGGTGGAGCGATCCAAGGAAACCGCATTGATCTTCATATGGCAACGAAGGATGAAGCAAAAAGTTTCGGTCGTCAAACAGTAACAGTTCGAGTACTAGAAGACTAA